The Prinia subflava isolate CZ2003 ecotype Zambia chromosome 21, Cam_Psub_1.2, whole genome shotgun sequence genome window below encodes:
- the TTC34 gene encoding tetratricopeptide repeat protein 34 isoform X2, with translation MSPEDLSALLCGEGDERLSQQEFPAATAFYLAAFSCSAPTAVQRVNSLCRGPWERVVATLEAWCTGRGDIPRIQSRNLAAVSLSVGIAAVFLSTLLPSSVAASVYELEALLQRGRWEEVVNKSNLLLEADPKASMELLLLRALARVLSGTQAGEGILDYVQAFVLHRTEAAAYVCSRQREHLPRVVQAFCDHLSGWQGESPGCGSSEQWLGDCYGFLAAVAPGHPWVCRARAAHLLKTGHFQECVAACTKALEGFSAEDLRGEDVLALLLERAAGYFFLGGWTQEMMQDLAAAFAADPAWAMKRFEELFSPCDAEKIEEQARAALEGRFAAYREAVRARAELRGSCGTELLPPVIQTIQLLLHICPGSSRELRVRLADCHLLQGQPGAALEMCEQLLAAEQSTYHNTLLALRGFCSLHAQDHHGALQDFQRVIEDDSPHPSSCIKALCGRGLIRISGGSNYLTALDYITACQLKLEETIFTIKSYVPWNQRGLLLKVLQEEGQMMLQKKRDAPGVFQLASLLVELDSSDEASRILCADALYQMGRGEEAHKMLSLALSRNPQRAPVLARLALLQLRRGFVHDGNQLLKRLIRIGDSSCLLPVLDIFQDEDRRLLQSHCRWRALAILQGTQEGAAIKEAIAHLSFAILAAGGYAEDCLLARARCYGRLGQMKTAIFDFNAVLKEDPRNVQALSGRGFVHLALRQQKEAVQDLISALKVEAGAVIPAILSLKPEAQGLVTGWLLQHGRAALTELVATKELPGGETLGDLLRMAKALTKICRAAQHHIFYADVLMANGRHQEALKHLQEAFGPCPAEDFARARLAVLQLQSRSVAGAAAPLSVLARRDEKDLAFLLSFVDTKQQQHLAQPFLRQHRRDVLCCQQDQKNEKKKTKLIFVSLILH, from the exons ATGTCACCCGAGGACCTCTCCgccctgctctgtggggaaGGCGACGAGCgcctctcccagcaggaatttccaGCAGCCACTGCTTTTTACCTGGctgccttcagctgctctgcccccacGGCGGTGCAGAGAGTGAACTCGCTGTGCCGCGGGCCCTGGGAGCGCGTGGTGGCCACGCTGGAGGCCTGGTGCACCGGCCGGGGGGACATCCCCAGGATCCAGAGCAGGAACCTGGCCGCCGTGTCCCTCAGCGTGGGCATAGCCGCGGTTTTCCTCTccaccctgctccccagcagcgTGGCGGCCTCGGTGTACGAGCTGGAGGCCCTGCTGCAGCGCGGGCGATGGGAGGAGGTGGTGAACAAATCCAATCTCCTGCTGGAGGCTGATCCCAAGGcttccatggagctgctgctgctgagggcgCTGGCGCGGGTGCTCTCAGGGACACAGGCTGGCGAGGGAATCCTGGATTACGTCCAGGCCTTTGTGCTGCACCGAACCGAGGCGGCAGCCTACGTGTGCAGCAGGCAAAGGGAGCACCTGCCCCGCGTGGTGCAGGCGTTCTGTGATCACCTCTCAGGGTGGCAGGGGGAGAGCCCAGGCTGTGGCTCCTCGGAGCAGTGGCTGGGGGATTGCTACGGGTTCCTGGCTGCCGTGGCTCCGGGGCATCCCTGGGTGTGCAGGGCGCGGGCAGCTCACCTCCTCAAAACAGGGCACTTTCAGGAGTGCGTGGCTGCTTGCACCAAAGCCCTCGAGGGCTTCTCAGCTGAGGATCTCAGGGGTGAGGATGttctggctctgctcctggaaCGCGCTGCTGGGTATTTCTTCCTGGGCGGGTGGACGCAGGAAATGATGCAGGATTTAGCAGCGGCCTTTGCAGCAGACCCTGCCTGGGCGATGAAACGCTTTGAAGAGCTTTTCTCACCCTGTGACGCTGAGAAGATCGAGGAGCAggccagagctgccctggagggGAGGTTTGCAGCGTACAGGGAGGCTGTGCGTGCTCGGGCTGAGCTCAGGGGCAGCTGTGGCAcggagctgctccctcctgtcATCCAGACaatccagctgctcctgcacatCTGCCCAGGGTCCAGCCGGGAGCTCCGTGTCCGCCTGGCAGATTGTCacctcctgcagggacagcccggggcCGCCCTGGAGAtgtgtgagcagctgctggcagcagagcagagcacgtACCACAACACCCTGCTGGCACTGCGAGGCTTCTGCTCCCTCCACGCCCAGGACCACCACGGAGCCCTGCAGGACTTCCAGAGGGTCATCGAGGACGATtccccacatcccagcagctgcatcaaAGCCCTGTGTGGCCGTGGGCTGATCCGCATTTCTGGTGGCAGCAATTACTTGACAGCCCTGGATTATATCACAGCTTGCCAGCTAAAGCTGGAAGAAACCATCTTCACCATCAAGTCCTACGTGCCGTGGAACCAGAGGGGGTTGCTGCTGAAAGTCCTCCAGGAGGAGGGACAGATGATGCTCCAGAAGAAGAG aGATGCCCCTGGGGTTTTCCAGCTGGCTTCTCTCCTGGTGGAGCTGGACAGCTCTGACGAGGCGTCCCGGATCCTGTGTGCTGATGCTCTGTACCAGATGGGCCGAGGGGAAGAAGCCCACAAGATGCTGTCACTGGCCCTCTCCAGAAACCCCCAgagagctcctgtgctggccaggctggccctgctgcagctcaggagagGCTTTGTGCACGATGGCAACCAG CTGCTGAAGAGACTGATCAGAATTGGAGACTCCTCGTGCCTCCTGCCAGTCCTGGACATTTTCCAGGACGAGGATcggaggctgctgcagagccactgCCGCTGGCGAGCCCTGGCCATcctgcagggcacacaggaGGGTGCTGCCATCAAAGAGGCCATTGCCCACCTGTCCTTTGCCATCCTAGCTGCAG gtgGTTATGCTGAGGATTGTCTCCTCGCCAGGGCCCGATGCTACGGGCGCCTGGGGCAGATGAAAACGGCGATTTTTGATTTTAATGCTGTCCTGAAGGAGGACCCCAGGAATGTGCAAGCTCTGAGCGGCCGAGGGTTTGTTCACCTCGCTCTGAGGCAGCAGAAG gaggcagtgCAAGATCTGATCTCAGCCCTGAAGGTGGAGGCAGGAGCAGTGATCCCAGCAATCCTGTCCTTGAAGCCTGAAGCCCAAGGCTTGGTCACTGGGTGGCTCCTCCAGCATGGCAGGGCTGCCCTCACCGAGCTCGTGGCCACCAAAGAGCTCCCAGGAGGAGAAACCCTTGGGGACCTTCTCAGGATGGCAAAAGCACTGACCAAaatctgcagggctgcacaacATCACATCTTCTACGCCGATGTTTTGATGGCAAATG GAAGGCACCAAGAGGCCCTCAAGCACCTGCAGGAAGCCTTTGgcccctgtcctgctgaggaCTTTGCCAGGGCTCGCTTGGccgtgctgcagctgcagagcaggagcgtggcaggggcagctgccccgCTCAGTGTCCTGGCCAGGAGAGATGAGAAGGACCTGGCTTTTCTCCTCAGCTTCGTAGACACCAAGCAACAGCAGCACCTCGCTCAG CCCTTCctgaggcagcacaggagggatgTTCTCTGTTGTCAACAAGAccagaaaaatgagaagaaaaaaaccaaattaatatTTGTATCACTTATACTCCACTGA
- the TTC34 gene encoding tetratricopeptide repeat protein 34 isoform X1 — MSPEDLSALLCGEGDERLSQQEFPAATAFYLAAFSCSAPTAVQRVNSLCRGPWERVVATLEAWCTGRGDIPRIQSRNLAAVSLSVGIAAVFLSTLLPSSVAASVYELEALLQRGRWEEVVNKSNLLLEADPKASMELLLLRALARVLSGTQAGEGILDYVQAFVLHRTEAAAYVCSRQREHLPRVVQAFCDHLSGWQGESPGCGSSEQWLGDCYGFLAAVAPGHPWVCRARAAHLLKTGHFQECVAACTKALEGFSAEDLRGEDVLALLLERAAGYFFLGGWTQEMMQDLAAAFAADPAWAMKRFEELFSPCDAEKIEEQARAALEGRFAAYREAVRARAELRGSCGTELLPPVIQTIQLLLHICPGSSRELRVRLADCHLLQGQPGAALEMCEQLLAAEQSTYHNTLLALRGFCSLHAQDHHGALQDFQRVIEDDSPHPSSCIKALCGRGLIRISGGSNYLTALDYITACQLKLEETIFTIKSYVPWNQRGLLLKVLQEEGQMMLQKKRDAPGVFQLASLLVELDSSDEASRILCADALYQMGRGEEAHKMLSLALSRNPQRAPVLARLALLQLRRGFVHDGNQLLKRLIRIGDSSCLLPVLDIFQDEDRRLLQSHCRWRALAILQGTQEGAAIKEAIAHLSFAILAAGGYAEDCLLARARCYGRLGQMKTAIFDFNAVLKEDPRNVQALSGRGFVHLALRQQKEAVQDLISALKVEAGAVIPAILSLKPEAQGLVTGWLLQHGRAALTELVATKELPGGETLGDLLRMAKALTKICRAAQHHIFYADVLMANGRHQEALKHLQEAFGPCPAEDFARARLAVLQLQSRSVAGAAAPLSVLARRDEKDLAFLLSFVDTKQQQHLAQAAAQEGKVLMKSHHHEQALGYLSLAVLASRDSPRHLRRRAACLVHLKKYEKALKDMEKVMQGHGCNSPKTRAGDHCCQGFLLLALAQEEAAVQHYMQALQLDEPLALGTITNCPGRESLTKTFHKIAQCNLEKQRYEEAWKITDCGLRIDKSSELQKLKARLKREASGCSIH; from the exons ATGTCACCCGAGGACCTCTCCgccctgctctgtggggaaGGCGACGAGCgcctctcccagcaggaatttccaGCAGCCACTGCTTTTTACCTGGctgccttcagctgctctgcccccacGGCGGTGCAGAGAGTGAACTCGCTGTGCCGCGGGCCCTGGGAGCGCGTGGTGGCCACGCTGGAGGCCTGGTGCACCGGCCGGGGGGACATCCCCAGGATCCAGAGCAGGAACCTGGCCGCCGTGTCCCTCAGCGTGGGCATAGCCGCGGTTTTCCTCTccaccctgctccccagcagcgTGGCGGCCTCGGTGTACGAGCTGGAGGCCCTGCTGCAGCGCGGGCGATGGGAGGAGGTGGTGAACAAATCCAATCTCCTGCTGGAGGCTGATCCCAAGGcttccatggagctgctgctgctgagggcgCTGGCGCGGGTGCTCTCAGGGACACAGGCTGGCGAGGGAATCCTGGATTACGTCCAGGCCTTTGTGCTGCACCGAACCGAGGCGGCAGCCTACGTGTGCAGCAGGCAAAGGGAGCACCTGCCCCGCGTGGTGCAGGCGTTCTGTGATCACCTCTCAGGGTGGCAGGGGGAGAGCCCAGGCTGTGGCTCCTCGGAGCAGTGGCTGGGGGATTGCTACGGGTTCCTGGCTGCCGTGGCTCCGGGGCATCCCTGGGTGTGCAGGGCGCGGGCAGCTCACCTCCTCAAAACAGGGCACTTTCAGGAGTGCGTGGCTGCTTGCACCAAAGCCCTCGAGGGCTTCTCAGCTGAGGATCTCAGGGGTGAGGATGttctggctctgctcctggaaCGCGCTGCTGGGTATTTCTTCCTGGGCGGGTGGACGCAGGAAATGATGCAGGATTTAGCAGCGGCCTTTGCAGCAGACCCTGCCTGGGCGATGAAACGCTTTGAAGAGCTTTTCTCACCCTGTGACGCTGAGAAGATCGAGGAGCAggccagagctgccctggagggGAGGTTTGCAGCGTACAGGGAGGCTGTGCGTGCTCGGGCTGAGCTCAGGGGCAGCTGTGGCAcggagctgctccctcctgtcATCCAGACaatccagctgctcctgcacatCTGCCCAGGGTCCAGCCGGGAGCTCCGTGTCCGCCTGGCAGATTGTCacctcctgcagggacagcccggggcCGCCCTGGAGAtgtgtgagcagctgctggcagcagagcagagcacgtACCACAACACCCTGCTGGCACTGCGAGGCTTCTGCTCCCTCCACGCCCAGGACCACCACGGAGCCCTGCAGGACTTCCAGAGGGTCATCGAGGACGATtccccacatcccagcagctgcatcaaAGCCCTGTGTGGCCGTGGGCTGATCCGCATTTCTGGTGGCAGCAATTACTTGACAGCCCTGGATTATATCACAGCTTGCCAGCTAAAGCTGGAAGAAACCATCTTCACCATCAAGTCCTACGTGCCGTGGAACCAGAGGGGGTTGCTGCTGAAAGTCCTCCAGGAGGAGGGACAGATGATGCTCCAGAAGAAGAG aGATGCCCCTGGGGTTTTCCAGCTGGCTTCTCTCCTGGTGGAGCTGGACAGCTCTGACGAGGCGTCCCGGATCCTGTGTGCTGATGCTCTGTACCAGATGGGCCGAGGGGAAGAAGCCCACAAGATGCTGTCACTGGCCCTCTCCAGAAACCCCCAgagagctcctgtgctggccaggctggccctgctgcagctcaggagagGCTTTGTGCACGATGGCAACCAG CTGCTGAAGAGACTGATCAGAATTGGAGACTCCTCGTGCCTCCTGCCAGTCCTGGACATTTTCCAGGACGAGGATcggaggctgctgcagagccactgCCGCTGGCGAGCCCTGGCCATcctgcagggcacacaggaGGGTGCTGCCATCAAAGAGGCCATTGCCCACCTGTCCTTTGCCATCCTAGCTGCAG gtgGTTATGCTGAGGATTGTCTCCTCGCCAGGGCCCGATGCTACGGGCGCCTGGGGCAGATGAAAACGGCGATTTTTGATTTTAATGCTGTCCTGAAGGAGGACCCCAGGAATGTGCAAGCTCTGAGCGGCCGAGGGTTTGTTCACCTCGCTCTGAGGCAGCAGAAG gaggcagtgCAAGATCTGATCTCAGCCCTGAAGGTGGAGGCAGGAGCAGTGATCCCAGCAATCCTGTCCTTGAAGCCTGAAGCCCAAGGCTTGGTCACTGGGTGGCTCCTCCAGCATGGCAGGGCTGCCCTCACCGAGCTCGTGGCCACCAAAGAGCTCCCAGGAGGAGAAACCCTTGGGGACCTTCTCAGGATGGCAAAAGCACTGACCAAaatctgcagggctgcacaacATCACATCTTCTACGCCGATGTTTTGATGGCAAATG GAAGGCACCAAGAGGCCCTCAAGCACCTGCAGGAAGCCTTTGgcccctgtcctgctgaggaCTTTGCCAGGGCTCGCTTGGccgtgctgcagctgcagagcaggagcgtggcaggggcagctgccccgCTCAGTGTCCTGGCCAGGAGAGATGAGAAGGACCTGGCTTTTCTCCTCAGCTTCGTAGACACCAAGCAACAGCAGCACCTCGCTCAG gcagcagcccaggaggggAAGGTGCTGATGAAAAGCCACCACCACGAGCAGGCTCTGGGCTACCTCAGCCTGGCCGTGCtggccagcagggacagccccaggcacCTGCGGCgcagagctgcctgcctggTGCACCTGAAAAAATACGAAAAGGCTCTGAAAGACATGGAAAAAGTGATGCAGGGGCACGGCTGTAACAGCCCAAAAACACGGGCTGGGGaccactgctgccagggcttcctgctgctggccctggctcaggaggaggcagcagtgcagcattACATGCAAGCCCTGCAGCTGGACGagcccctggccctgggcaccATCACTaactgccctggcagggaatCTTTAACCAAAACTTTTCACAAAATTGCACAATGTAACCTTGAAAAGCAGCGTTACGAAGAGGCCTGGAAAATCACAGACTGTGGGCTTAGAATTGATAAAAGTTCTGAGCTCCAGAAGCTGAAAGCAAGACTCAAAAGAGAGGCGTCGGGCTGTAGCATACATTGA